A window of the Radiobacillus deserti genome harbors these coding sequences:
- the pyrF gene encoding orotidine-5'-phosphate decarboxylase, which translates to MDTNIFLALDFPTWKETEQFLLDNDLKGVPVKVGMELFYREGPAIIERLKQDNHAIFLDLKLHDIPTTVQRAMRNLSSLGIDIVNAHALGGFDMIKAAKEGLVEGASSGQAPKLIGVTVLTSMREQTLQQELNVPFSVNEAVAHFAQLTKKAGGDGVVCSALEVPMLKELCGTEFLTVTPGIRLADSSHDDQDRVATPRMAIEKGSDYLVIGRSVTRAENPYEAYHKAVKECTHVY; encoded by the coding sequence GTGGATACGAATATATTTCTCGCACTTGATTTTCCAACCTGGAAGGAAACAGAGCAGTTTTTATTAGACAACGATTTAAAAGGGGTTCCGGTCAAAGTCGGGATGGAGCTTTTTTACCGAGAAGGACCAGCCATTATTGAACGATTAAAACAAGATAATCACGCAATTTTTCTAGATTTGAAATTACATGACATCCCTACAACTGTTCAAAGAGCAATGCGGAATCTATCAAGCTTAGGCATCGATATTGTGAATGCCCATGCACTTGGTGGGTTCGATATGATAAAAGCAGCGAAAGAAGGGTTAGTAGAAGGAGCGTCATCTGGACAAGCTCCAAAACTTATAGGGGTGACGGTGCTAACGTCGATGAGAGAACAAACGCTACAACAGGAATTAAATGTCCCTTTTTCCGTAAACGAGGCGGTCGCCCATTTTGCTCAGCTAACCAAAAAAGCAGGTGGAGATGGTGTAGTATGTTCTGCACTTGAAGTACCTATGCTTAAGGAACTTTGTGGTACAGAGTTTTTAACGGTTACTCCGGGAATAAGATTAGCTGACAGTAGTCATGACGATCAGGATCGTGTAGCAACCCCTAGAATGGCTATTGAAAAGGGCTCAGACTATCTTGTCATTGGAAGAAGTGTGACGAGAGCAGAAAATCCTTACGAAGCCTACCATAAAGCAGTAAAGGAGTGTACTCATGTCTATTAA
- the pyrE gene encoding orotate phosphoribosyltransferase, which translates to MSIKVEIAKGLFDIGAIQIRPNDPFTWTSGIQSPIYCDNRMTMSYPDIRNRIADAFVEMIEKLDEKPDVIAGCATAGIPHAAWVAQKLNLPMVYVRSSAKKHGKGNRIEGVIKEGQKVIVIEDLISTGGSSIDAAIGLQKEGAVVIGVLAIFTYGLEKANNAFEESNLKMQTITNYDQLMTELVKSSSLTEADHEKMITWRNELGKISQ; encoded by the coding sequence ATGTCTATTAAAGTAGAAATTGCGAAAGGCCTTTTTGATATTGGAGCGATTCAAATCCGCCCGAACGATCCATTTACATGGACATCAGGTATCCAATCTCCGATTTATTGTGATAACCGGATGACGATGTCTTATCCAGACATTCGAAATCGCATTGCAGATGCCTTTGTGGAAATGATAGAGAAGCTTGATGAAAAGCCAGATGTTATCGCCGGCTGTGCAACGGCAGGAATTCCTCATGCCGCTTGGGTTGCACAAAAGCTAAATCTCCCTATGGTGTACGTTCGCTCTAGTGCTAAAAAACACGGGAAAGGCAATCGTATTGAGGGCGTAATAAAAGAAGGGCAAAAAGTAATCGTAATAGAGGATCTTATTTCTACCGGCGGGTCGTCTATTGATGCGGCTATAGGATTACAAAAGGAAGGGGCAGTGGTCATCGGGGTTTTGGCCATCTTTACATACGGTCTTGAAAAAGCAAATAATGCCTTTGAGGAAAGCAATTTAAAAATGCAGACGATCACAAATTATGATCAGCTTATGACAGAGCTAGTGAAGAGTTCTTCCTTAACAGAAGCGGACCATGAGAAAATGATCACATGGAGAAATGAATTGGGGAAAATCAGCCAATAA
- a CDS encoding MurR/RpiR family transcriptional regulator — protein MEQLTDTLLAYINNSLEKDINYSIATSLLEHTHKIEGYSLEMAAEACNVAPSTINRFCKRIGFKHFTNMRNSVAMESGASPFERLQAIIQINKKSRGTSLLVSKTLI, from the coding sequence GTGGAGCAATTGACTGATACACTATTAGCATACATAAATAATTCATTGGAAAAAGATATCAATTATTCAATCGCAACTAGCTTGCTAGAGCATACTCATAAAATCGAAGGATATTCATTAGAAATGGCAGCGGAAGCTTGTAATGTAGCCCCTTCCACCATTAATCGCTTCTGTAAAAGAATCGGTTTTAAACATTTTACTAATATGAGAAATAGTGTAGCCATGGAGTCTGGCGCTTCTCCCTTTGAAAGGTTGCAAGCGATAATCCAGATAAACAAAAAGAGCAGGGGAACTTCGTTACTGGTGTCAAAAACCCTTATTTAG
- a CDS encoding HAD-IA family hydrolase: MYKHIIWDFDGTLFDTYPVMAKTFKELLEERGIDEPIVDIVKQMKVSMSSAINYYEKKYQIDEDFVNTYKSQRKGVELELSKPFEGIEEICKYIHTTNRRNYLYTHRGESSIELLKMYGLYDYFSDFITSQNDFERKPSPEAIRYLMQKFKMDEAEALMIGDRDLDLLAGKNAGISACYFTTDNEENEIADYIIHEFGQLRSVI; the protein is encoded by the coding sequence ATGTACAAGCATATTATATGGGATTTCGATGGAACTCTTTTCGATACCTATCCAGTGATGGCGAAAACATTTAAGGAATTATTAGAGGAGCGAGGGATTGACGAGCCCATAGTGGACATTGTGAAACAGATGAAGGTGTCTATGTCATCTGCAATAAACTATTATGAAAAAAAGTATCAGATTGATGAGGATTTCGTAAACACGTATAAGTCTCAAAGAAAAGGTGTGGAACTAGAATTATCTAAACCGTTTGAGGGAATCGAAGAGATATGTAAATATATACATACAACAAATAGAAGGAATTATTTGTACACACATCGAGGTGAATCATCGATTGAATTACTGAAAATGTATGGATTATATGACTATTTTTCTGATTTTATAACGTCACAAAATGACTTTGAAAGAAAACCGAGTCCAGAAGCAATCCGTTATCTCATGCAGAAGTTTAAAATGGATGAAGCGGAAGCACTAATGATTGGAGATAGAGATTTGGATTTGCTGGCAGGGAAGAATGCTGGTATCAGTGCTTGTTATTTTACGACAGACAACGAAGAGAATGAGATAGCGGATTATATAATTCATGAGTTTGGGCAGTTGAGATCTGTTATTTAA